In the genome of Leptospira licerasiae serovar Varillal str. VAR 010, one region contains:
- a CDS encoding sterol desaturase family protein → MQETILDKAVPFFLGLALVEFIWGRRKSVYRWNDSVSDLATGILYSFTGVIITLGAILLYDKIRIYYSIQSLFHVGEFPSSSPLVKTAEGWQFSPESFFAWTFVLIAVDFIYYWFHRATHEIHFLWACHVTHHSSEEFNLTVALRQSMFQRIFEYMFNLPLALLGIPWWMFFICHGILKIYQFWVHTRLIGKLGWMEKVLLTPSHHRVHHGRDPEYLDKNHGGILILWDRWFGTYAEEKKEPIYGLTEPLPTFNPIWANLHVYVSLWNLMKATPNWKDKLLLLVKKPDWRPDSLGGEKKVPEINRATYTKFDPTISSSRKVYGVMQFVLLAGLSVYLLKLLKLGKISLALYSGFGVWFFFAFLSLGLVWNGRSRMEKWEVLKFVLLGVLVWNLK, encoded by the coding sequence ATGCAAGAAACGATTTTGGATAAGGCGGTTCCCTTTTTCCTCGGATTGGCTTTGGTGGAATTTATATGGGGAAGAAGGAAATCGGTCTATAGATGGAATGATTCTGTCTCGGATCTCGCAACAGGGATTTTATACTCTTTTACCGGAGTTATTATCACTTTGGGAGCTATTCTCCTATATGATAAAATCAGAATATATTATTCGATCCAAAGTCTTTTTCATGTAGGGGAATTCCCGTCTTCTTCCCCTTTGGTAAAAACAGCCGAGGGTTGGCAATTCAGTCCGGAGTCGTTTTTTGCATGGACATTCGTTTTGATCGCTGTGGATTTTATTTATTATTGGTTCCATCGGGCAACTCACGAGATCCATTTTCTTTGGGCCTGTCATGTGACCCATCATTCTAGCGAAGAATTTAATTTAACTGTGGCGCTTAGGCAATCCATGTTCCAAAGGATTTTTGAGTATATGTTTAATCTTCCTTTGGCTTTACTCGGGATCCCTTGGTGGATGTTTTTTATCTGCCATGGGATATTGAAGATCTATCAATTCTGGGTCCATACTAGATTGATCGGAAAGCTCGGTTGGATGGAAAAAGTTCTTTTGACTCCTTCTCACCATAGGGTCCATCACGGAAGAGATCCGGAATATTTGGACAAGAACCACGGAGGCATTCTCATCCTCTGGGATCGTTGGTTTGGAACATACGCGGAGGAGAAGAAGGAACCGATCTACGGACTGACGGAACCTCTTCCTACATTTAATCCAATTTGGGCGAATCTACATGTGTATGTTTCCCTCTGGAATTTAATGAAGGCAACTCCAAACTGGAAGGATAAACTTCTTCTTCTTGTCAAAAAGCCTGACTGGAGACCCGATTCCCTGGGAGGGGAGAAGAAGGTCCCTGAAATCAACAGAGCCACTTATACAAAATTCGATCCGACTATTTCTAGTTCCAGAAAAGTTTATGGAGTAATGCAGTTTGTACTTCTTGCCGGACTTTCCGTTTATTTATTAAAACTTTTGAAATTAGGAAAGATCTCTCTAGCTTTGTATTCAGGCTTTGGAGTTTGGTTCTTCTTTGCATTTTTAAGTTTAGGACTCGTATGGAACGGTAGATCTAGAATGGAAAAATGGGAAGTCCTGAAATTCGTATTGCTCGGAGTCCTAGTTTGGAACCTGAAATAA
- a CDS encoding acyl-CoA dehydrogenase family protein, which yields MNSPLQFELPEELQQLRELVRDVVRKEVVPNRMHYDENNEYPKAILQKFKEAGLYQALFDEEHGGLGYGMMGGIVLAEEVSWGCLGVNTAFTSTKLGALPIDVGGTKAQKDKWLPLLASGEKTAAFGLSEPGAGSDVPAMATTAVKKGDRYVLNGTKQWISSAGQADIYTVFAMTDKDRGPRGISCFIIEKGTKGFSFGKKEDKLGIRCSETRQLIMEDCEIPEENLLGGKENMGFLHAFKTLILSRPAVAAGAVGLMQGAFDAAIEYAREREQFGTTIASFQAIQHMLADMAIKIEGSRLLTYKAGVYAETFHKDAAKFSAMAKCYASDSSVQVASDAVQIFGGYGYTKEYPVEKFYRDAKILQIYEGTSQIQRNEIAAGLIKDAASKNKKG from the coding sequence TTGAATTCACCGCTTCAATTCGAATTACCAGAGGAATTACAACAACTCAGAGAACTGGTCAGGGACGTAGTCAGAAAGGAAGTTGTTCCGAACAGGATGCACTACGACGAAAATAACGAATATCCGAAAGCTATTTTACAAAAATTTAAAGAAGCAGGATTGTACCAGGCGTTGTTCGACGAAGAACACGGCGGACTAGGTTACGGAATGATGGGAGGTATCGTCCTCGCAGAAGAAGTTTCTTGGGGTTGTTTGGGAGTAAACACAGCATTCACTTCTACAAAACTTGGCGCTTTGCCGATCGATGTGGGAGGTACCAAAGCGCAAAAAGACAAATGGCTCCCACTTCTTGCTTCCGGAGAAAAAACTGCCGCATTCGGTCTATCCGAACCCGGAGCCGGCTCGGATGTTCCCGCTATGGCGACTACCGCAGTAAAAAAAGGGGACCGTTATGTTTTAAACGGGACCAAACAATGGATCAGTAGCGCCGGCCAAGCGGATATTTATACTGTATTTGCGATGACCGATAAGGACAGAGGCCCGAGAGGGATCTCTTGTTTTATCATAGAAAAAGGGACCAAAGGATTTTCTTTCGGAAAGAAGGAAGATAAATTGGGGATCCGATGTTCCGAAACAAGACAGCTCATCATGGAAGATTGCGAGATCCCGGAAGAAAATCTTTTGGGCGGAAAAGAGAATATGGGATTTTTACACGCGTTCAAGACGCTCATACTTTCTAGACCCGCAGTTGCAGCAGGTGCAGTCGGGCTTATGCAAGGTGCATTCGACGCTGCGATCGAATACGCAAGAGAAAGAGAGCAGTTCGGAACTACGATCGCTTCCTTCCAAGCGATCCAGCATATGCTTGCAGATATGGCAATCAAGATAGAAGGTTCCAGACTTCTGACTTACAAGGCAGGAGTGTATGCGGAAACTTTTCATAAAGATGCCGCAAAATTTTCCGCAATGGCAAAATGTTACGCATCCGATTCTTCGGTCCAAGTCGCGTCCGATGCTGTACAAATTTTCGGCGGCTATGGATATACAAAAGAATACCCTGTGGAAAAATTTTATAGGGACGCTAAAATCCTTCAGATTTACGAAGGCACAAGCCAGATCCAGAGAAACGAAATTGCCGCAGGACTTATAAAAGATGCGGCATCCAAAAACAAAAAAGGGTAA
- a CDS encoding 7TM diverse intracellular signaling domain-containing protein, with product MKRFLDIQNFLPSRVFCKLSFTFLIFSFFSPIFAFDPSSLPYDGISLVPHAEVWADLEGGTSFEKMQKKEFYPLSSASLGYSDLAHWFRIPLENKSSHSVSWILEIHYSQLDKAELYLASKGDQVLFRGGDRVPFGERPIQYRFPSFPLELKAGEKDTVYLKIQTKSSINFAAYAYKSEDFFSNISNEQILLGIYFGSLLVMALYNLFLFLSTRERTYLAFFGYVGAGVLTQWSLHGYSFQFFWPNSVVWASHIITSFTFLVSATTADFIRLYFDAPNDYPNSNKVLKGISILSYILVVVGYFFPFSFALALYMFLSTITLAVILYLGFQGFSRNIRPALFFLGAWIALVTGAFVFVLRFSGIIPHTISLAYWGVEIGTAIHILLLALALADRVNDLSKDLSSKVEDLNEAKHAIEQSELRFRNLFEGAEELLLTLDQEGNIKDANRTLSRLTGYKPAEVEGKNFLDLIYTIDTQEGSIVILLAKEKLEEHLRTRKTVEFHSEFKQKYVMEPKPVKIRLQSFESEAGRKVLGKVSEISEDILSRFLVSESMHFTVNNYLRNADILSRQLTSKLSQFAGSEIITAIRTCLREVLINAIEHGNLGISFDEKTEAMKSGNYMEFIQKRQREAFYGARNVKVAYSLNSKRIGFEIEDEGDGFDFKKMLNLDGEKLNEESYTHGRGIMMTRKVFDVVKFNEKGNKVLLIKYLQKPLKYKREPSSLDID from the coding sequence GTGAAAAGGTTTTTGGACATCCAGAATTTTTTGCCTTCGAGAGTTTTTTGTAAACTCTCGTTCACTTTTTTGATCTTTTCCTTTTTTAGTCCGATTTTTGCGTTCGATCCTTCTTCCCTTCCTTATGATGGGATATCATTGGTTCCTCATGCCGAGGTTTGGGCCGACCTAGAAGGAGGCACAAGCTTCGAAAAAATGCAAAAGAAAGAATTTTATCCTCTTTCTTCTGCGAGTTTAGGTTATTCGGATCTGGCTCACTGGTTTCGGATCCCTCTTGAAAATAAATCTTCTCATTCTGTTTCTTGGATTTTGGAAATCCATTATAGCCAACTGGATAAGGCGGAATTATATCTTGCCTCCAAAGGTGACCAGGTTTTGTTCCGGGGCGGGGATAGAGTTCCTTTTGGAGAGAGACCGATACAATATAGGTTCCCTAGTTTTCCTTTAGAATTAAAGGCAGGAGAGAAGGACACAGTCTATTTAAAGATCCAAACCAAAAGTTCCATAAACTTTGCTGCATACGCGTATAAGTCGGAGGATTTTTTTTCGAATATTAGCAATGAGCAGATATTACTTGGGATCTATTTCGGATCTCTTTTGGTAATGGCGTTGTATAATTTATTTTTGTTCTTATCCACAAGGGAAAGAACATATTTGGCGTTTTTCGGATATGTTGGCGCTGGAGTCTTGACCCAGTGGTCCCTCCACGGTTATTCTTTCCAATTTTTTTGGCCCAACTCTGTAGTGTGGGCAAGTCATATAATCACTTCCTTTACGTTTTTAGTCTCAGCGACCACTGCGGATTTTATCCGACTTTATTTCGATGCTCCTAACGATTATCCGAATTCGAATAAGGTTCTGAAAGGAATATCAATTTTATCTTATATACTTGTAGTTGTCGGGTATTTTTTCCCTTTCAGTTTCGCGTTAGCGCTTTATATGTTCCTTTCTACGATCACGTTAGCCGTTATCTTGTATTTGGGGTTTCAGGGATTTTCCAGGAACATCCGACCTGCACTTTTCTTTTTGGGAGCATGGATTGCGCTAGTTACGGGAGCGTTCGTATTCGTCTTAAGATTTTCCGGAATCATTCCTCATACAATTTCTTTGGCTTATTGGGGAGTGGAGATTGGGACTGCGATACATATCCTTCTCTTGGCCTTGGCCTTAGCCGATAGAGTAAACGACCTTTCCAAAGATCTTTCTTCCAAGGTGGAAGATTTGAACGAGGCAAAACACGCGATAGAACAATCCGAGCTTAGATTTAGGAATTTGTTTGAAGGAGCGGAAGAACTTCTACTTACATTGGACCAAGAGGGAAATATTAAGGATGCAAATCGGACCCTCTCCAGGCTCACAGGCTATAAACCTGCAGAAGTAGAAGGTAAAAATTTTTTAGATCTGATATATACTATAGATACCCAGGAAGGTTCTATAGTAATCCTTCTTGCTAAAGAGAAATTAGAAGAACATTTACGAACCAGAAAGACTGTCGAGTTCCATTCCGAATTCAAACAGAAATACGTAATGGAACCTAAACCTGTAAAGATCCGTCTCCAATCTTTCGAGAGTGAAGCGGGCAGAAAGGTGCTCGGTAAAGTTTCTGAGATCTCCGAGGATATTCTATCTCGCTTTTTGGTCTCAGAAAGTATGCATTTCACCGTGAATAATTATCTCAGAAATGCGGATATCCTAAGTAGGCAGCTTACTTCCAAGTTAAGTCAGTTTGCAGGTTCCGAGATAATAACCGCGATCCGAACATGTCTTCGAGAAGTTCTGATCAATGCGATTGAGCATGGAAATTTGGGGATCAGCTTTGATGAAAAAACGGAAGCGATGAAATCCGGAAATTATATGGAGTTCATACAAAAAAGGCAGAGAGAGGCTTTTTACGGTGCAAGAAACGTAAAAGTAGCTTATTCCCTAAATTCTAAAAGGATCGGTTTCGAGATAGAGGACGAGGGAGACGGTTTCGATTTTAAGAAGATGTTAAATTTAGACGGAGAAAAACTGAACGAGGAAAGTTATACGCACGGTCGCGGGATCATGATGACCCGGAAAGTTTTCGACGTAGTAAAATTTAACGAAAAAGGGAATAAGGTCCTTTTAATTAAATATCTCCAAAAGCCTCTTAAATACAAAAGAGAACCGAGTTCTTTAGATATTGATTAA
- a CDS encoding START domain-containing protein encodes MKHIYMIVFLLIPMRIFSWDLEKEKNGITIHTRAVEGSELKEFRGKTKLKTDLNTVISLMEDNPNYVTWFKNCKHAEAVKVLNTREKYIYIQNGAPWPVDDRDFVIHTTFSQDKTTGAVTYTIRPVANIVAEKKGLVRGTLKGFWKFVPVGDEIEVTYQILSDPGGSIPSSIANFVVVDIPYETLRKMKEKVTESKYINSPKHPDLFIPVPK; translated from the coding sequence ATGAAACATATTTATATGATCGTTTTTCTTTTAATTCCAATGCGGATATTTTCTTGGGATTTGGAGAAGGAGAAAAACGGGATCACTATTCATACAAGAGCTGTAGAAGGTTCGGAGTTAAAAGAGTTCCGTGGAAAAACAAAACTTAAAACGGATCTAAATACCGTGATCTCTTTAATGGAGGATAATCCGAACTATGTGACTTGGTTTAAAAATTGTAAACATGCGGAAGCGGTTAAAGTTTTAAATACAAGAGAAAAGTATATTTATATCCAAAATGGAGCACCTTGGCCGGTGGATGATAGGGACTTCGTTATCCATACTACTTTTAGCCAGGATAAAACCACAGGAGCAGTAACCTACACAATTCGACCTGTCGCGAATATAGTCGCGGAGAAAAAAGGACTCGTAAGAGGAACGCTTAAAGGTTTTTGGAAGTTTGTGCCAGTTGGGGACGAGATAGAGGTTACCTACCAAATACTGAGCGACCCTGGGGGAAGTATCCCTAGCTCCATTGCAAATTTTGTGGTAGTGGACATTCCATATGAAACATTAAGGAAAATGAAAGAGAAGGTGACGGAGTCCAAATATATCAATTCTCCCAAACACCCGGATCTATTTATTCCAGTGCCTAAATGA
- a CDS encoding LIC_11366 family protein produces the protein MISLGAEESVTTTPKLKEMPENRASETQDTWEFGARFGFGMRGPNRFDQNLNGFSSNLNPLVASQTKQENTRGSIQGEFLARTRFSENFKIGMIGGYRYFDPFRLTNLTSEPFYTNLNFQMESFYILGMVWQEGRLNRYFRWETGLGLGITRALWVTKGYATDGKEYYQQNGNMRGSGLEFRLEGSLIHPINERVSLSFGTYLAWINITSFDGSFNGDTASFYVRQDGRLSPLTESANQDNILLSNQYSRKLDMQSAYGGLFFGVNYKL, from the coding sequence ATGATTTCCTTGGGCGCAGAAGAAAGTGTTACAACCACGCCCAAACTGAAGGAAATGCCTGAAAACAGGGCTTCTGAAACTCAGGATACTTGGGAATTTGGAGCCAGATTTGGTTTCGGAATGAGAGGACCCAACAGATTCGATCAGAATTTAAACGGTTTTAGTTCCAACCTCAATCCACTCGTGGCCAGCCAAACAAAGCAGGAAAATACAAGAGGAAGTATTCAGGGAGAATTTTTAGCCAGGACCAGATTCAGCGAAAATTTTAAGATCGGGATGATAGGTGGATACAGATACTTCGATCCGTTTCGTCTTACCAATCTAACTTCCGAACCTTTTTATACGAATCTGAATTTCCAAATGGAAAGTTTTTATATTTTAGGAATGGTCTGGCAGGAAGGTAGATTGAATAGATACTTTCGTTGGGAAACCGGGCTCGGACTCGGAATTACAAGAGCATTGTGGGTTACAAAAGGTTATGCTACCGACGGAAAAGAATACTACCAACAAAACGGTAATATGAGAGGAAGCGGATTAGAATTCCGATTGGAAGGTTCTTTGATCCATCCAATCAATGAAAGAGTGAGCTTAAGCTTCGGCACTTATTTAGCATGGATCAATATCACTTCTTTTGACGGTTCCTTTAACGGAGATACTGCATCCTTTTATGTAAGACAAGACGGAAGACTTTCTCCTCTTACTGAATCCGCCAACCAGGATAATATATTACTCTCCAACCAATATTCCAGAAAGTTGGACATGCAGTCCGCATATGGAGGACTATTTTTCGGCGTAAATTATAAATTATAG
- the asd gene encoding archaetidylserine decarboxylase (Phosphatidylserine decarboxylase is synthesized as a single chain precursor. Generation of the pyruvoyl active site from a Ser is coupled to cleavage of a Gly-Ser bond between the larger (beta) and smaller (alpha chains). It is an integral membrane protein.), whose translation MLTTKLFPFLDLDLLKPYFYFLVFIGIYLTFRLKFPQVRFLFLAIKIFSGNMDYKGSRGRLVHSQAFYAGTGSSLLPGAVLGSALALVLAGPGVLVWIWLSSFLIMPLRFVSSTLAIRFRIKLESGRYLSGPMYFIEKALRARWLAIAFSLACLLTVLSMGSAIPVLGASFLAQNGLDIQGMTVPFLISIIVVFVVLGGIRRIGKVSSYIAPIGLILFFLSYVLLFRDHLGNFYVFLESVFKEAMQPFSLLLGGGFSLARIFSTGTGMFFLSTETGIGKSAGVAGVVRTDSAAKQGIVSMLATFFEGFVVSTLVIYALFSFGVKDVESVRNFLFVLINGPTDPARLALIVSFLLFSIVAISGWFYTGEQNARYIFGEKFANAYRILFVVSLLGSAYAYVQYGEEFLLQVFGIGYGLALITAVPVLISLVLLAKVAQGELRKFLEGGAHYEIFKDFYLLLLSILPKNLVSLLFGILASLRLPRFIMIPILKAFAKAYKINLNEAELEIQEYNSLNQFFTRALKAGARIIDSAENALVSPVDARITGFGDINDQVILQAKGVDYNLKELIGGDKYLSKFQNGKYITFYLSPQDYHRIHSPAYGRILGYYYEPGKLFPVNELAVFGIRGLFPKNERLITFLQTEYGLVAVIKVGASNVGRIRVTYDKKIITNTLIRTTKEEDYKDVSIMIEKGAELGRFEMGSTVILILERDTFDFADLPLNEKVTYGTTIGTFRKQVLKLPR comes from the coding sequence ATGCTGACTACTAAACTATTTCCGTTCTTGGATTTGGATCTTCTAAAACCTTATTTTTACTTTTTAGTTTTTATAGGGATATACCTTACCTTTCGTTTGAAGTTTCCACAGGTCCGATTCCTATTTTTAGCGATTAAAATTTTTTCCGGGAACATGGACTACAAAGGTTCCCGAGGACGTTTGGTACATTCTCAAGCATTCTATGCGGGAACAGGTTCCTCTTTACTTCCCGGAGCAGTGCTCGGTTCCGCGCTTGCATTGGTATTAGCGGGTCCGGGGGTTTTAGTTTGGATTTGGCTCTCTAGTTTTCTGATCATGCCGCTTCGTTTTGTTTCCTCTACACTAGCGATCAGATTCAGGATCAAATTGGAAAGTGGGAGATATCTTTCCGGTCCGATGTATTTTATAGAAAAGGCGCTTAGAGCAAGATGGCTTGCTATCGCTTTTTCTTTGGCTTGTTTATTGACTGTACTTTCTATGGGAAGTGCTATCCCCGTTTTAGGCGCTTCTTTCTTAGCGCAGAATGGACTGGATATCCAAGGGATGACAGTTCCATTTTTGATCTCCATCATAGTCGTATTCGTAGTGTTAGGCGGGATCAGAAGGATCGGAAAAGTTTCTTCTTATATCGCTCCTATAGGTCTAATCCTATTTTTCTTAAGTTATGTTCTATTGTTTAGGGATCATTTAGGGAATTTTTACGTATTCTTAGAATCCGTATTTAAAGAAGCTATGCAACCTTTCTCCTTACTACTTGGGGGAGGATTCTCTCTCGCAAGGATTTTCAGCACTGGAACCGGAATGTTCTTCTTGTCCACTGAAACAGGGATCGGAAAGAGTGCGGGAGTTGCAGGAGTGGTCCGTACCGATTCAGCCGCAAAACAAGGGATCGTGAGTATGCTTGCCACATTTTTCGAAGGATTTGTGGTCTCCACTCTTGTGATTTACGCGTTATTCTCCTTTGGAGTAAAGGATGTTGAGTCTGTTAGGAATTTCTTATTCGTACTAATAAACGGACCTACCGATCCAGCAAGACTTGCTTTGATCGTTTCTTTCTTATTATTCTCTATCGTTGCGATCTCCGGATGGTTCTATACAGGAGAACAAAACGCTAGATATATTTTCGGAGAAAAATTCGCAAACGCGTATCGGATTTTATTCGTAGTTTCTTTGCTCGGTTCCGCATACGCTTACGTTCAATATGGAGAAGAGTTTCTATTACAGGTATTCGGTATCGGTTATGGACTTGCTCTAATCACCGCGGTCCCAGTTTTAATCAGTTTGGTCCTTTTAGCTAAGGTGGCACAGGGAGAACTAAGAAAATTCCTGGAAGGTGGGGCGCATTACGAAATCTTTAAGGACTTCTATCTACTTCTTCTTTCTATCCTACCTAAAAACTTGGTTTCTTTGTTATTCGGGATTTTGGCTTCTTTGAGACTGCCTAGGTTTATCATGATCCCGATCTTAAAGGCGTTTGCGAAGGCCTATAAGATCAATTTGAACGAGGCGGAGTTAGAAATCCAAGAATATAATTCTTTGAACCAGTTTTTCACCAGAGCGTTAAAAGCAGGCGCAAGGATCATAGATTCCGCGGAGAATGCGCTTGTTTCTCCGGTTGACGCAAGGATCACAGGTTTCGGAGATATTAACGATCAGGTGATCCTCCAAGCAAAAGGTGTGGATTATAACCTAAAGGAATTGATAGGAGGAGATAAGTATCTTTCCAAATTTCAGAACGGAAAATATATCACATTCTATCTTTCTCCTCAGGACTATCATAGGATACATTCTCCCGCGTATGGAAGAATATTAGGATATTATTATGAACCTGGAAAACTTTTCCCTGTAAACGAATTGGCTGTTTTTGGGATTAGAGGACTTTTCCCTAAAAACGAAAGATTGATCACGTTCTTGCAGACAGAATATGGACTTGTCGCTGTGATTAAAGTGGGGGCTTCCAATGTAGGTCGTATCCGTGTGACTTACGATAAAAAGATCATCACAAATACTTTGATCAGAACCACCAAAGAAGAAGATTATAAAGACGTTTCCATTATGATCGAGAAAGGTGCGGAATTGGGCAGATTTGAAATGGGTTCCACGGTTATCTTGATACTGGAAAGAGATACCTTCGATTTTGCGGACCTTCCTCTAAATGAAAAGGTTACTTACGGAACTACGATCGGGACTTTCAGAAAACAGGTCTTAAAACTTCCTAGATAA
- a CDS encoding DUF971 domain-containing protein, translated as MSLSLKATTPETIEFDENILKIEWKDGVISEFPLLELRKRCPCVVCKGGHGGKVGATTGGIKDAKLLSFSKVGRYAINLVWGDYHNTGIYSFDSLRLYWQGEPGDLGIP; from the coding sequence ATGAGCCTTAGTTTAAAAGCGACTACGCCAGAAACCATAGAATTCGATGAGAATATTCTAAAAATAGAATGGAAAGACGGAGTGATCTCCGAATTTCCGCTATTGGAGCTCAGAAAAAGATGTCCCTGCGTTGTTTGCAAGGGTGGCCACGGGGGAAAAGTAGGAGCTACGACCGGCGGGATCAAGGACGCTAAATTATTGTCTTTTTCCAAGGTGGGAAGATACGCAATCAATTTGGTCTGGGGGGATTATCATAATACAGGTATTTATAGTTTCGATTCTCTCAGACTATATTGGCAAGGTGAACCAGGGGATCTTGGGATCCCATGA
- the ilvA gene encoding threonine ammonia-lyase, biosynthetic — protein MIDYIRKILDARVYDVAVHTPLDPMIRMSQRLNSSVLLKREDLQPIFSFKIRGAYNLISRLSPDEKRSGVICASAGNHAQGVALSAQKLGIKAIIVMPVTTPSIKIEAVQYFGAEIVLHGDTFDDAYSHARKLEKENGLRFIHPYDDPDVIAGQGTVGLEILQQYADPIEAVFIQIGGGGLAAGIASYIKFLRPEIKVIGVEPSDAASMKEAISAGKRIILDRVGLFADGVAVRQAGAETFKVCKELLDDVIVSNTDEICAAVKDIFEDMRVIAEPAGALSLAGLKSYVNKNPNRSGALIAINSGANMNFDRLRHVAERAEIGESREILLGVTIPEKPGSYLKFVQTLGNKIITEFNYRYATDKQAHVFVGLKLKGAHSEKEKVISELESLGYEVLDISANETAKIHIRYMVGGRVSELKDEIILRCEFPERPGALLKFLESVGTDWNITLFHYRNHGADYGRVLVGFQVPSSDREGFRERLKSLGYPYEEETDNPAYKMFLHSV, from the coding sequence GTGATAGATTATATCCGCAAAATTTTAGACGCAAGAGTGTACGACGTAGCGGTCCATACCCCCTTGGACCCGATGATCCGAATGAGCCAAAGATTAAATTCTTCGGTTCTTTTAAAAAGGGAGGATCTACAACCTATCTTCTCCTTTAAGATCAGAGGAGCATATAATCTAATCTCCAGACTTTCTCCCGACGAAAAAAGATCAGGAGTGATTTGTGCCTCCGCTGGGAATCATGCTCAAGGAGTTGCACTCTCCGCCCAAAAATTAGGGATAAAAGCGATCATCGTCATGCCCGTCACTACCCCATCCATCAAAATAGAAGCGGTCCAATATTTCGGAGCAGAGATCGTTCTCCATGGAGATACCTTTGACGATGCATACTCTCATGCCAGAAAATTAGAAAAGGAGAATGGACTAAGATTCATTCATCCTTACGATGATCCGGATGTGATCGCAGGGCAAGGCACGGTAGGTCTGGAAATTTTACAGCAGTATGCCGATCCGATCGAAGCGGTTTTTATTCAGATCGGAGGCGGCGGTTTGGCAGCAGGTATTGCTTCTTATATAAAATTTTTAAGACCTGAAATCAAAGTAATCGGAGTAGAACCTTCGGATGCAGCTTCGATGAAAGAAGCAATATCCGCAGGCAAAAGGATCATTTTAGATAGAGTCGGATTATTTGCGGACGGAGTTGCAGTTAGGCAAGCGGGAGCGGAAACATTCAAAGTTTGTAAAGAACTTCTGGACGACGTAATAGTATCTAACACGGACGAGATCTGCGCCGCAGTTAAGGATATATTCGAAGACATGAGAGTGATCGCGGAACCCGCAGGTGCATTGTCCCTCGCAGGATTAAAATCTTACGTAAACAAAAATCCGAATCGATCAGGAGCGCTCATAGCGATCAATAGCGGCGCTAATATGAATTTTGATAGGCTTAGACATGTGGCGGAAAGAGCTGAGATCGGAGAATCAAGAGAAATTTTACTCGGGGTTACCATTCCGGAAAAACCGGGAAGTTATCTGAAATTTGTTCAGACTTTAGGGAATAAGATCATCACCGAATTCAATTATAGATATGCGACGGACAAACAAGCACATGTATTCGTCGGTTTAAAATTAAAAGGCGCCCATTCCGAAAAAGAAAAGGTAATCTCCGAGTTAGAATCCTTAGGCTACGAGGTTTTGGATATAAGCGCGAACGAAACCGCTAAGATCCATATCCGATATATGGTTGGCGGAAGAGTTTCCGAACTCAAAGACGAGATCATCTTAAGATGCGAATTCCCGGAACGTCCCGGAGCCTTATTGAAATTCTTAGAATCGGTCGGAACCGATTGGAACATTACATTATTCCATTATAGAAATCATGGAGCGGATTACGGAAGAGTATTAGTCGGATTCCAGGTTCCTTCTTCCGATAGAGAAGGTTTTAGAGAAAGACTCAAAAGTTTAGGCTATCCATACGAAGAAGAGACGGATAACCCGGCCTATAAGATGTTCTTGCACAGCGTTTGA
- a CDS encoding DoxX family protein, whose product MNLDIFKNETLNIKADIAILVARAVCGYAFILHGWGKIQDPLHWMGPDSSVPAVFQFLAALSEFGGGIAWVIGLLTRLASFGIVCTMIVAAYFHSVILGDSFINLTGGRSYELAGVFFTISLVFLTVGAGRFSLDQKIFGSKSE is encoded by the coding sequence ATGAATTTGGACATATTTAAGAACGAAACCCTAAATATCAAAGCGGATATCGCAATCTTAGTGGCAAGAGCGGTCTGCGGTTACGCATTTATACTACATGGTTGGGGAAAAATACAAGATCCTCTTCATTGGATGGGACCAGATTCCTCTGTGCCTGCTGTTTTCCAATTTTTAGCCGCTCTTTCCGAATTCGGCGGAGGGATAGCTTGGGTGATTGGACTTTTGACAAGGCTTGCTTCCTTCGGTATCGTTTGTACCATGATCGTGGCTGCATACTTTCATTCGGTGATCTTGGGGGATTCTTTTATCAATCTGACGGGCGGTAGATCGTACGAATTGGCAGGAGTGTTTTTTACCATCTCTCTGGTATTTCTAACGGTAGGCGCAGGAAGATTCTCTTTAGATCAAAAAATCTTTGGAAGTAAATCCGAGTAG